One window from the genome of Nicotiana sylvestris chromosome 9, ASM39365v2, whole genome shotgun sequence encodes:
- the LOC138878237 gene encoding uncharacterized protein, translating to MLERVLQNQEKSDTSMRNMTELVGSHTTSIQKLEMQMRDLSREENPKQKGTLTSDIIANPKGSGGGPTSNVMAITTRSGKVLQGGSEQVVEVEESEQEVEVEEPSVVEVEKVPEELKVQEENREEVKEKKTRKVEFQEMLGFAKYLKDLITKKRTTKNEVVNVTHRVSSIIATSTVQKKEDPGAFTIPCTIREHDFARALCDNGVSINLMPLSIYKQAGLGMPRPTSMRLQMADRSIKRLVGIVDDVLVKVGMFYLPADFVILDCAVDKEIPIILGRPFLATGRALMDSGTE from the exons atgcttgaacgggtattgcaaaatcaagagaAGTCCGACACTTCTATGAGGAATATGACCGAGCTTGTTGGCTCTCATACCACATCCATTCAAAAATTAGAAATGCAAATGAGAGACCTCTCTAGGGAGGAAAATCCGAAGCAAAAAGGGACACTTACAAGTGACATAATTGCGAACCCAAAGGGTAGTGGGGGTGGTCCAACTTCTAATGTCATGGCAATTACTACCCGGAGTGGGAAGGTACTACAAGGAGGGAGTGAACAAGTGGTTGAAGTTGAAGAGTCCGAACAAGAGGTTGAGGTTGAAGAGCCAAGTGttgttgaagttgaaaaggttccgGAAGAATTGAAAGTGCAAGAAGAAAACCGGGAAgaggtaaaggaaaag AAAACTCGAAAAGTTGAATTTCAAGAGATGCTGGGttttgctaaatatttgaaagacttgattaccaagaagagaaccaccaagaatgaagtggtgaatgtgacccaccgggttagttccatcattgcaacatccaccgttcaaaagaaagaagacccgggagctttcaccattccttgtacTATTAGGGAACATGATTTTGCAAGAGCCCTTTGTGATAATGGGGTTAGCATCAACTTAATGCCTCTTTCCATTTACAAGCAAGCAGGGTTAGGCATGCCAAGGCCCACaagtatgagattgcaaatggctgaTCGTTCCATAAAGAGATTGGTAGGAATTGTTGATGACGTGCTTGTTAAAGTGGGAATGTTTTATTTACCTGCCGATTTCGTAATCCTTGATTGTGCGgttgacaaagagatccctatcattttggggagaccatTCCTAGCCACAGGAAGAGCACTAATGGATTCGGGAACGGAATGA